A single genomic interval of Rosistilla ulvae harbors:
- the larE gene encoding ATP-dependent sacrificial sulfur transferase LarE, which produces MMQTEAIAQRLIDELQRHPRVVVAFSGGVDSAVVAAAAQRALGYKALAVMAISPSVPERQSELAAQVAAEIGIDLQTISTHETERPDYQRNDGQRCFYCKQTLYQTLATIADEHRDSVICSGTNADDLGDHRPGIQAGRDAAVQTPLADLGITKTMVRQLAKHWELSVWDLPAGPCLASRIAYGEPVTVDKLQRIDRAENWLRDEGFAELRVRLHPGQLARIEVPAARIADLVQPEFRQRMSRHFRSLGFQFITVDIEGLRSGNLNQLVSIGN; this is translated from the coding sequence ATGATGCAAACTGAAGCGATCGCCCAACGTTTGATCGATGAACTGCAGCGGCATCCTCGCGTCGTCGTCGCTTTTTCAGGCGGAGTCGACAGCGCGGTGGTCGCCGCCGCTGCGCAGCGAGCATTGGGCTACAAGGCGTTGGCCGTGATGGCGATCAGCCCCAGCGTGCCGGAGCGGCAGAGCGAATTGGCGGCGCAGGTGGCTGCGGAAATTGGGATCGATCTACAAACGATCTCAACTCACGAAACCGAACGTCCCGATTACCAACGCAACGATGGCCAACGCTGCTTCTATTGCAAACAGACGCTCTATCAAACGCTGGCGACGATCGCCGACGAGCACCGCGACAGCGTGATCTGCAGCGGAACCAACGCCGACGATCTAGGCGATCACCGACCGGGGATCCAAGCTGGTCGCGACGCAGCGGTGCAGACGCCGTTGGCCGATCTTGGGATCACCAAAACGATGGTCCGCCAGCTGGCAAAGCACTGGGAATTGTCGGTTTGGGATCTCCCCGCAGGGCCCTGTTTGGCCAGCCGGATCGCGTATGGCGAACCGGTCACCGTCGACAAGCTGCAACGGATCGATCGCGCGGAAAACTGGCTCCGCGACGAAGGCTTTGCCGAACTTCGCGTCCGATTGCATCCGGGACAGCTGGCGCGGATCGAAGTCCCCGCCGCGCGGATCGCTGATTTGGTGCAGCCGGAGTTTCGCCAGCGGATGAGCCGACACTTCCGCTCGCTCGGCTTCCAGTTCATCACCGTCGATATCGAAGGCCTGCGTTCGGGCAACCTGAATCAATTGGTCTCGATCGGCAATTGA
- a CDS encoding dihydrodipicolinate synthase family protein has product MDPTTLLRPRRKITGISAILLPLLENNEVDWDAFRQHVLRTADAGLTPAVNMDTGYVNLIDEATRLQVLDVTREILGSGPFVAGAFVGDTPGSTLALDAYKSRIDEITARGATPVIFQSYGLTDQGDAEIVASYEKIGQACDQFIGFELGQCFLPFGKIYSTDVYRQLMLLPQCIGAKHSSLSRAAEWERLALRDQLRPEFKVFTGNDLAIDMVMYGSDYLLGLSTFAPDLFARRDAYWAAGDPAFYELNDALQYLGFLTFRQPVPGYKHSAAMFLHLRGWISTNKTYPGSPQRPDSDLPILEDVARQLGISLGKGGNV; this is encoded by the coding sequence ATGGATCCAACCACACTGCTGCGTCCGCGACGCAAGATCACTGGGATCTCGGCGATTCTGTTGCCGTTGCTCGAGAACAACGAAGTCGATTGGGACGCCTTTCGTCAGCATGTATTGCGGACCGCCGACGCGGGGCTGACTCCCGCCGTGAACATGGACACCGGCTATGTCAACTTGATCGACGAAGCGACTCGGTTGCAGGTCCTGGACGTGACGCGAGAGATTCTGGGATCGGGACCGTTTGTCGCGGGAGCTTTTGTTGGCGACACGCCCGGCAGCACGTTGGCTCTCGATGCCTACAAGTCTCGGATCGACGAGATCACCGCGCGTGGAGCGACGCCGGTGATCTTCCAGTCCTACGGCCTGACCGATCAAGGGGACGCCGAGATCGTTGCCAGTTACGAGAAGATCGGCCAAGCGTGCGACCAGTTTATCGGGTTCGAACTGGGGCAATGTTTCCTGCCGTTTGGCAAGATCTATTCGACCGACGTCTATCGCCAATTGATGCTGTTGCCGCAGTGTATCGGTGCAAAACATTCGTCGCTCAGCCGCGCGGCGGAATGGGAACGCTTGGCCCTTCGCGACCAACTGCGTCCCGAATTCAAAGTCTTCACCGGCAACGATCTGGCGATCGACATGGTGATGTACGGCAGCGATTATCTGCTGGGACTCAGCACCTTCGCTCCGGATCTGTTCGCTCGACGCGATGCCTATTGGGCCGCGGGCGATCCGGCGTTTTATGAACTCAACGACGCTCTGCAGTATCTGGGCTTCTTGACCTTCCGCCAGCCGGTCCCGGGCTACAAACACTCCGCCGCGATGTTCTTGCATCTCCGCGGTTGGATCTCGACCAACAAAACCTATCCCGGCAGCCCGCAGCGTCCCGACAGCGACCTGCCAATCCTGGAAGACGTCGCGCGGCAGCTAGGCATCTCGCTGGGCAAGGGAGGCAACGTATGA
- a CDS encoding oxidoreductase codes for MNYPKINSLKTLDAFQSRLDELEIQIPLDAAMQSGDAAPLAQSCDWNGGTIGNRFAILPMEGWDGTTDGRPTDLTRRRWKHFGLSGAKLIWGGEAVAVRHDGRANPNQLVINADNLAEIEALRTLLVDTHREHFGQVDDLLVGLQLTHSGRFARPNDKKRLEPRVAYRHQVLDAKFGVDSDAAILSDDELDRLVDDFVAASKLAQQAGYAFVDVKHCHGYLGHELLSGYDRPGKYGGSFENRTRFLRSIVDGIRSEAAGLQIGTRISIFDFIPFEPGPEGLGRPSRTGEYRSAFGGDGTGVGYDLTEPSRLMQLLEELGIQLVCSTVGSPYYCPHIQRPAIFPPSDGYAPPEDPLVGVARQINATAMLKRAHPNLLFVGSGYTYLQDWLPNVGQAVVQQGLADFIGLGRMVLSYPELPADVIAGRTMPRKKICRTFSECTTGPRNGMISGCFPLDPFYKAMPERQQIMALKQQTRA; via the coding sequence ATGAACTATCCAAAAATCAACAGCCTAAAAACCCTCGACGCTTTCCAATCGCGGCTCGATGAACTGGAGATCCAGATCCCCTTGGATGCCGCGATGCAAAGTGGCGACGCGGCGCCGTTGGCCCAGTCGTGCGATTGGAACGGCGGCACGATTGGGAACCGATTTGCGATCCTGCCGATGGAAGGTTGGGACGGCACGACCGACGGGCGGCCGACCGATCTGACGCGTCGTCGTTGGAAGCACTTTGGACTCAGCGGAGCGAAGTTGATCTGGGGTGGCGAAGCGGTGGCGGTCCGTCACGACGGCCGCGCCAATCCGAATCAACTGGTGATCAATGCGGACAATCTCGCCGAGATCGAAGCCTTGCGGACGCTGCTTGTCGACACGCATCGGGAGCATTTTGGCCAAGTTGACGACTTGTTAGTCGGTTTGCAGCTGACCCACTCCGGCCGCTTCGCTCGTCCTAACGACAAGAAGCGACTCGAACCGCGCGTCGCCTATCGCCATCAGGTGTTGGATGCAAAGTTTGGCGTCGACAGCGATGCGGCGATCTTGAGCGACGACGAACTCGATCGCTTAGTCGACGATTTCGTCGCCGCCAGCAAGCTCGCTCAGCAGGCCGGATACGCGTTTGTCGATGTCAAACACTGCCACGGCTACTTGGGGCACGAACTCCTCTCGGGCTACGATCGGCCTGGGAAATATGGTGGCAGCTTCGAGAATCGGACTCGATTCCTGCGTTCTATCGTCGACGGAATCCGCAGCGAAGCGGCTGGGCTGCAGATCGGCACGCGGATCAGCATCTTCGACTTCATCCCGTTTGAACCGGGCCCCGAGGGGCTGGGCAGGCCGAGTCGCACCGGCGAATACCGGAGCGCCTTCGGTGGCGATGGGACCGGCGTCGGATACGATTTGACCGAACCATCGCGATTGATGCAGCTGTTGGAAGAACTGGGGATCCAACTCGTCTGCTCAACCGTTGGCAGTCCTTACTATTGTCCGCACATCCAGCGGCCGGCGATCTTCCCTCCCTCCGACGGCTACGCTCCGCCGGAGGATCCCTTGGTCGGCGTGGCTCGTCAGATCAACGCGACGGCGATGCTGAAGCGAGCGCATCCGAATCTGCTGTTTGTCGGATCGGGTTACACCTACCTGCAAGATTGGCTGCCGAATGTTGGGCAGGCGGTCGTCCAGCAAGGCCTGGCCGACTTCATCGGACTGGGACGGATGGTCCTTTCGTATCCCGAACTTCCGGCCGACGTGATCGCCGGGCGGACGATGCCGCGGAAGAAAATTTGTCGCACGTTCAGCGAATGCACAACCGGGCCGCGAAATGGTATGATCTCGGGTTGCTTCCCTCTCGATCCGTTTTATAAAGCGATGCCCGAGCGCCAGCAGATCATGGCCCTGAAGCAGCAGACCAGAGCATGA
- a CDS encoding nucleoside monophosphate kinase, protein MQSNNESAHPVNEPIDLEIKDAQVIFKSVWKELEQEVGHENLRFPKELILLGGAPGAGKGTQTQFIMAARGLTCPPIVVSDLLVTPEAQRIKDQGGIVGDGEVIGILLRKLLEPIFRDGAVLDGFPRTRVQVECLKLLVDKITQLHAEFQGTELAVNFRRPTIHAMLLFISEATSISRQLQRGREIEAHNQEVAETGIGRPIELRSTDLSPEKAKRRYRVFKEMTWDALQSLKEIYHYHFINAEGPIAEVEANIIGELAYQSSLELDPSTYDRLRGLPLASEITVHARQELVRRLDSYELEHRELFIRTVDTIDRKFMPIIERHALSGQAIVNSEDELFTDPLALWMLIDIFSERGYHAVVDKHIQATPERIDLETGQIHNRLKTIIRTKISFKGSEIRRG, encoded by the coding sequence ATGCAGTCCAATAACGAATCCGCCCACCCCGTCAACGAGCCGATCGACTTGGAGATCAAAGATGCTCAAGTCATCTTCAAGTCGGTGTGGAAAGAATTGGAACAGGAGGTCGGCCACGAGAACCTGCGGTTCCCGAAAGAGCTGATCCTGCTGGGCGGTGCGCCGGGTGCGGGCAAGGGAACGCAAACGCAGTTCATCATGGCGGCTCGCGGCCTGACCTGCCCGCCGATCGTCGTCAGCGATCTGTTGGTCACTCCCGAAGCACAACGAATCAAAGATCAGGGGGGAATCGTCGGCGATGGCGAAGTGATCGGGATCTTGCTGCGGAAGCTGTTGGAACCGATCTTTCGGGATGGAGCGGTCTTGGATGGCTTTCCGCGGACGCGTGTTCAAGTCGAATGCTTGAAGCTGTTGGTCGATAAGATCACGCAACTGCACGCCGAGTTCCAAGGGACCGAACTAGCCGTCAACTTCCGTCGCCCCACGATCCACGCGATGCTGTTGTTCATCAGCGAAGCGACAAGCATCAGCCGCCAACTGCAACGCGGCCGCGAGATCGAAGCGCACAATCAGGAAGTCGCCGAGACTGGGATCGGCCGCCCGATCGAATTGCGATCGACCGATCTGAGTCCGGAAAAGGCGAAGCGTCGTTACCGCGTCTTTAAAGAGATGACGTGGGACGCGCTGCAGTCACTCAAAGAGATCTATCACTACCACTTCATCAACGCCGAGGGACCGATCGCGGAAGTCGAAGCGAACATCATCGGCGAATTGGCGTACCAAAGCTCGTTGGAACTCGATCCCAGCACCTACGATCGGCTGCGTGGCTTGCCGCTAGCGAGCGAGATCACCGTCCACGCGCGGCAGGAACTCGTCCGCCGGCTCGATTCTTACGAACTGGAACACCGCGAGCTGTTCATTCGCACCGTCGACACGATCGATCGGAAATTTATGCCGATCATCGAACGCCACGCCCTCTCGGGCCAAGCGATTGTGAACTCCGAAGACGAACTGTTCACCGATCCGCTGGCGCTCTGGATGTTGATCGATATCTTCTCCGAACGCGGCTACCACGCCGTCGTCGATAAACATATCCAAGCGACGCCCGAGCGAATCGATCTGGAGACCGGGCAGATCCACAACCGCTTGAAGACGATCATCCGCACGAAGATCTCATTCAAGGGATCGGAGATCCGCCGCGGTTAG
- a CDS encoding type II toxin-antitoxin system RelE/ParE family toxin — protein sequence MRDHIARDAPATAMTYVRKLRNSVGRLKQFPCSGEVVPEIGREDLREVLQGNYRIIYRVSERRVDILAVFHSSQIFDERDLGSAE from the coding sequence GTGCGCGATCATATCGCGCGTGACGCTCCGGCAACCGCGATGACCTATGTTCGTAAACTCCGAAATTCCGTTGGTCGTCTGAAACAATTCCCGTGCTCCGGTGAGGTTGTACCGGAAATTGGACGCGAAGACTTGCGTGAAGTGCTCCAAGGGAATTACCGCATCATCTATCGCGTTTCAGAGCGGCGGGTCGATATCCTCGCCGTTTTCCACAGTTCGCAAATCTTCGACGAACGCGACCTCGGCAGTGCGGAGTGA
- a CDS encoding RNA polymerase sigma factor, with the protein MLLVDRVSMIADEIHELLDRHRPWLLRVIQSRTTLASAVEDVYSEVLLAIAKSDHRPRDDSSLAPWLCKIAIRQSALANRTAMRRDRLNKDYAHQSPDSPAANDPIFWLMDQERRDLVRQVLHEMEPEVRGVLLAKFVEKLTYPQLAQRLGVAEHVVQYRVAQAKKRLRQMLTQRGIDQEDLS; encoded by the coding sequence TTGTTGCTGGTAGACCGCGTGAGCATGATCGCCGACGAGATCCACGAACTGCTGGACCGGCATCGCCCTTGGCTGCTGCGGGTGATCCAGTCGCGGACCACGCTAGCGAGTGCCGTCGAAGATGTTTATTCGGAGGTTCTGCTGGCGATCGCGAAGAGTGATCATCGGCCGCGCGACGACAGTTCGCTCGCTCCTTGGTTGTGCAAGATCGCCATCCGGCAGTCCGCATTGGCCAACCGCACGGCGATGCGTCGCGATCGATTGAACAAAGATTACGCCCATCAGTCGCCCGACAGCCCCGCCGCAAACGATCCGATCTTCTGGTTGATGGACCAGGAACGACGCGATCTGGTCCGCCAGGTGTTGCACGAGATGGAGCCCGAGGTCCGCGGCGTGCTGCTGGCGAAGTTCGTCGAGAAGCTGACCTACCCGCAATTGGCTCAGCGACTGGGCGTCGCCGAACATGTCGTGCAGTACCGAGTCGCCCAGGCGAAAAAACGCCTGCGGCAAATGTTGACCCAGCGTGGAATCGACCAAGAGGATCTGTCATGA
- the metG gene encoding methionine--tRNA ligase → MTRQILVTAALPYANGPIHIGHLVEYIQTDIWTRFQKLRGNRCIYVCADDTHGTAIMMRARREGRSEEELIAAMQESHQRDFAGFDVQFDHYGSTHSDENRQLCGRFWQAMRDANLIVERPVQQLFDPQEQTFLADRFVRGTCPKCNAPNQPGDNCSACGHTYSPADLIDPVSTLSGAAPELREATHLFVELEQLHSFLSEWVKESGALQSETANYLLGHFLSDALRDWDISRPAPYFGFEIPDSPGNYWYVWFDAPIGYVASTQQWCNANGEKLEDWWQNPNTEIHHFIGKDITYFHTLFWPGMLKTAGFTLPTKVHIHGFLTVDGHKMSKSVGTLVSAEKYLEHFDPTYLRYFYASKLTSRVEDLDLGLDEFAEKVNSDLVGKVVNLASRVAKFAHQLGLSEAYPDDGGLFQQSADAGDEIAAAYEACDYSKAMRLILELADRANPYVEHAKPWEMKKDPAREAELRDVCTVGLNLFRQLCVYLAPVLPSLAEKCGELLGDPITGWQQSQSPLLGTPVAKFKHMLKRIEVKDLQKMIDESKDESAATESEAPAANQWNDSDQPLKDEPLADEITIDDFAKVDLRVARVIKAEQVPEANKLLHLTLSLGGDETRSVFAGIKAAYTPEQLVGRLVVMVANLKPRKMRFGLSEGMVTAAGPGGAEVFVLGVDEGALPGQRAH, encoded by the coding sequence ATGACGCGACAGATCCTGGTCACCGCCGCCTTGCCGTACGCCAACGGGCCGATTCACATCGGGCATTTGGTCGAATACATCCAAACCGACATCTGGACTCGTTTCCAGAAGCTCCGCGGCAACCGCTGCATCTACGTCTGTGCCGACGATACACACGGCACCGCGATCATGATGCGAGCCCGTCGCGAAGGCCGCAGCGAAGAGGAGTTGATCGCGGCGATGCAGGAATCGCACCAACGCGACTTCGCCGGCTTCGATGTCCAGTTCGATCATTACGGCAGCACCCATAGCGATGAAAATCGTCAGCTGTGCGGTCGGTTCTGGCAAGCGATGCGAGACGCCAATCTGATCGTCGAGCGTCCAGTTCAACAGTTGTTCGATCCGCAAGAGCAGACGTTTTTGGCCGATCGCTTTGTTCGCGGCACCTGCCCAAAGTGCAATGCCCCCAACCAGCCGGGCGATAATTGCTCGGCCTGCGGTCACACCTACAGCCCCGCCGACCTGATCGATCCCGTCAGCACGCTCAGCGGTGCGGCACCGGAGCTGCGCGAAGCGACGCACCTGTTTGTCGAACTGGAACAACTGCACAGCTTCCTGTCCGAGTGGGTCAAGGAATCGGGAGCGTTGCAGAGCGAGACGGCGAACTACTTGTTAGGCCACTTCCTCAGCGATGCCCTTCGCGACTGGGACATCTCCCGCCCGGCTCCCTATTTCGGATTCGAGATCCCCGACAGCCCCGGCAACTACTGGTACGTCTGGTTCGACGCGCCGATCGGCTACGTCGCCAGCACCCAGCAATGGTGCAACGCCAACGGCGAAAAGCTGGAGGATTGGTGGCAGAACCCGAACACCGAGATCCACCACTTCATCGGTAAAGACATCACCTATTTCCATACGCTCTTCTGGCCGGGGATGCTCAAGACGGCTGGCTTCACGCTGCCGACGAAGGTTCATATCCACGGCTTCTTGACGGTCGACGGCCATAAGATGAGCAAGAGTGTCGGGACGTTGGTCTCGGCCGAAAAGTACCTGGAACATTTTGATCCGACCTACCTGCGTTACTTCTACGCATCGAAGCTGACCTCGCGCGTCGAAGACCTCGACCTGGGGTTGGACGAGTTTGCCGAGAAGGTGAATTCGGATCTGGTCGGCAAAGTCGTCAACCTTGCGTCGCGAGTCGCCAAGTTCGCGCATCAGTTGGGCCTATCGGAAGCTTATCCCGACGACGGCGGTCTGTTCCAACAGTCGGCCGACGCGGGGGACGAGATCGCCGCGGCGTACGAAGCTTGCGACTACAGCAAAGCGATGCGATTGATCTTGGAACTGGCCGATCGCGCCAACCCGTATGTCGAACACGCCAAGCCGTGGGAAATGAAAAAGGATCCCGCCCGCGAAGCCGAACTGCGCGACGTCTGCACCGTCGGGCTGAACCTGTTCCGCCAGCTGTGCGTCTACCTGGCGCCCGTCTTGCCATCGCTGGCCGAGAAGTGTGGCGAACTGTTGGGCGATCCGATCACCGGTTGGCAGCAGAGCCAATCGCCGCTGCTGGGAACTCCGGTGGCGAAGTTCAAACACATGTTAAAACGTATCGAAGTTAAGGACCTGCAAAAAATGATCGACGAGAGCAAAGACGAATCCGCCGCAACCGAATCCGAAGCCCCCGCCGCGAACCAATGGAACGACAGCGATCAACCATTGAAGGACGAACCGCTGGCCGACGAGATCACCATCGACGACTTCGCCAAAGTCGATCTGCGGGTCGCCCGCGTGATCAAAGCCGAACAGGTGCCTGAAGCAAACAAGCTGCTGCACCTGACTCTAAGCCTTGGTGGCGATGAGACCCGCAGCGTCTTCGCTGGCATCAAAGCGGCTTACACGCCCGAGCAACTGGTTGGCCGATTGGTCGTGATGGTCGCCAACTTGAAGCCGCGCAAGATGCGGTTTGGACTCAGCGAAGGCATGGTCACCGCCGCAGGTCCCGGCGGCGCCGAAGTCTTTGTGCTCGGCGTCGACGAAGGAGCTCTCCCCGGCCAACGCGCCCACTGA